The Brassica oleracea var. oleracea cultivar TO1000 chromosome C7, BOL, whole genome shotgun sequence sequence TTTTGAAAGAAAAAAGAGTAAAATATTATTCTTGACAAAAGAGTATCTGTCTATTTATTATAATCGTTATGGTCATCTGCCTTGTTGAATTCTGTGCCACTTTTGCTGATTTCCTGCAAATTTGATTAAAGATAACATTTATTATTTTTGCATGCATTTTGAGTTCAAAAAAGAACGCTCGGCTGGGAATTATGGTCCACCGTCCACCGACTGACCTATTTATATATTTTTTTAAACTTCACTACTATTCAATATCATTATAGAAATATAAAGTAGTATACATTAGACTCATATGTGAAAAATATGTTTTTTTTTAAAAAAAGCTTCTTTTATATATATATATATATGTATGTTTCATCCAGGTCCATCAGACAGTTTCCAAGGCAGAGCCCAATACAAAAAAGAGCCGAAGCCCAGTAGTGGTTAAAGGTAGAGCCCAATACAGAAGAGAAGAGGAGAAGTCATAGCGGAGAAGTCTAAGCAGAGATCGATCGGATGAGGAAGAGGAGGGATCCGATGATAGATGGTGGTGGTTCCCGTGAGGAGATGGTGGTGGTTCCCGTGATGGTTGTGGGAGCGAGGTTGAGCTAGCTGCTGACCCATAATTGGAATATCTCTGAAGCTAGTCTTGGATTAGAGTCCCTGAAGCTGGAGCTTTTATTTTTGATCAGCGCTGTCGTGGAAATGGTGATAGAGTTCGAGGAGCGGTAGCGTTGTCTGTGCAGGCGATTGTTTCTCTCAGTCCAAGAGTAGTAAATCGCTACTTGTCATGCTAAGAGACCAAGTATTCGCTCAGGTTTTGGGCATGATCGTTGTTGCAAGTACTGAAGGAGTTGGTGCCAAGTGCTGATCGGTCTACATCGAGCTTTCCGTGCTAGTGTCTCCCAGATCACCGATGAGAAAACGCAGTCGAAGAACAAGTGATCTCTTGTCTCATCCGCCAGGTTGCAAAGGGTGCATATAAAGGTAGTTTGGAGGCCCCAAGATAGGATTCTATCTTTAGTGGGGCATCTGTTCAGAACTACTAGCCAAGTGAGGAAGCTATGCTTAGGGATTCCTCTCGGGTTCCAGACCACTTTATTCCAAGGGACCAGAGGTTGGTGTTGCTTTATGAGTCAGTATATCGCACCGGTGGAGAAGACTAAGGTAGCTGAGCCGTTGGGACACCATTCATACATGTCCTCATCAGTGTTGAGAGTGATGGTTGTTAAGAGGGCATGAATTTCTACCTGCACATCAGATCTTGGTGCCCATATTAGCCAGACACCATTTCGGTGAATGTCATGAAGAGTTGAAGTGGGTGTGATGCCTAGTGCCGAGTAGGAGGGTAGTCTGAGAAGTTCCCTGATGTTGCCAAAACTGCTCCAGTTGTTGGTCCATAACCTTGCCGAACGCCCGTTGCCTATCTTGATCTTTATCCAGGGGTAAGCTAGATCTCTCACTCTCAATAGTTTCTTAATTGCAAAGGAATGGCTCTGCTTCTCCTTTATAGTCCAGAAATTGCTTTTGCAGTCGCTTAGGATCGTCTTAGTGAACCAAGCGACCCAGATAGAGCATGATCTGAAGAAGAATAGCCACAACAGCTTGAGAGTGCATGCCTTATTCCAATAGTTGAGGTCTCTGATCCCGAGTCCTCCTTCCTCTTTCGATAGAGTGACTGTATCCCAAGATACTCGAGCAGAATGGTGCCCCTCAGTGGTTCCTCTCCACAGGTATGCTCCACATAACGAGTTTATAATTTTGATGCATTTCTTTGGGATCGTGAAGGTGGAACACCAGAAATTTGAGATCCTTGCAATAACTGTGTTGATGAGAAGTAATCGACCAGCAAAGGATAAAGAGCATGCACTCCAACTATAAATTTTCTTTTTCACTTGCTGAATCAGGGGTTCACAGTTTGCTAGGGATAGTTTTTTTGTTACCAGGGGCACCCCTAGATATCTTATCGGTAGAATGGCATGAACCAACCCCGTTGTTGATGAGATGTTGTTGATTTCAGGTTCAGTTAGGCATATGCTAACCGTTAGACCCGAAACCTCAGCAAATTGCTCCAAGATCCTCAAAACATTTGTTACCGATTGCAGCGATCCATCACAGAAGATAAGGAGATCATTTGCGAAGCATAGATGAGTTAGCTTGGAGTCTCTGCATTGTTGGTGATAGCCAAATTGTCCTTCAGCAGCGCCCCTGTCTAGGAGGAGGGAGAGACAGTTCATTGCCATTACAAACAGGTATGGTGACAAGGGGTCCCCTTGCCTTAGCCCACGAGTGATTTTAAAATAACCTTGTACTGTTCCATTGAAACCTATCATGAAGCTTGGGGTGGTAATGGAGGAGTGGAGCCAGACGAGAAGCGGGTGAGGCATGTCCATACCCTGCAGGATGCTGAAGATAAAGCCCCAATCAACGGTGTCAAAAGCTTTGGCAATATCAACCTTGATCGTGATTCTGCCCGGGCCTCTGTTCCTATGATAGCCGTGTACTATTTCAGAAGCAAGGATATTGTTTTCCACAAGAAGACGACCTTGGACAAAGGCAGTCTAGTTTGGGAGTATAAGAGATGGGAGAAAGGTTTGATCCTCTTCACCAGCAGTTTAGAGATCAGCTTGTAAAGGGTGTTGCAACAAGATATGGGCCTAAAATCAGTGATTGCGGAGGCTCCTATCCTTTTGGGCACCAGAGTGAGGATCGTGGAGTTGATGGAGTATGGGAGGAAGCCTGTTAGGAAGAAGCGCCTTACGCAAGCAATTACCTCTGAGCCTAGGAGATTCCAGGAAGTCTTGAAAAACCCCAAGGTAAGACCATCTGGGCCTGGTGCCTTGTTTGCATTTAATTTGCACATCAGTTTTCAGATTTCCTCATCGGGAGGCAGCAGTATCATTGATCGGGCACTTGCTTCAGGGCAACAGAAAGTTGATAGAGCTTGGAACTAACTCGGAGGGTAAGGGGAGATAAGCGTTGTCTAGGGAGCCTGGAGCTGATGGAAGTGAGTGATCGCTATTGCTCCCATGATCGCAGGATCAGTTACTACTTCCCCAGTAGACAGAGTGAAGGATCGTATAGAGTTGAAGGAGTTGCGAACTTGCATTAGCCGATGGAAGAAGGTGGTGTTATGATCTCCTTCCTTGGGCCAATTGATGCGTGATCGTTGTCTGAAGTATCTTTCTTCAATAGATCGCAGAAAGTCCCACTTGTCATGGAGTTCTTTTTCTTTTCGAAAGTTCTCTTAAGTGGGGCTTGCAAGATATGTGAAAAATATGTTAATATACAAATTATAAACTAACGGATCATATGAAAAACTGCATGAACTCCATGCATGCAAATCAGAAAACGCAACTCCATTGTAAAGTATTACGTACAGTTAAATAAGGTAGAAACTATAATGTAATTACAATGAAATTTGATCGTTTCCTAGTTGAATAATACGTATACCAGAAAACGAGCCAACCAAAGAAGACAGTAAAACCAATCGTGTTTAGGCAGCATAATGAATGATGTGTTGGGAAAAAAAATCAGGGAAAAATATGAAGCATGTGGGAGACTATTGTTTTTCTAAAGAAATTAAACAACCACTAATCATTTTGGTTGTCTTCTAATAACCTACTTATATACAAAATCAAGTGATATATTAGGCCCGGGTATTCGAATTCTCGGATTGGATCCGAGTTGGTTCTTATCAGGTCTGGGTTTTCCGGGTCCTAGACATTTGGATCTAACTAGGTACTTAGTGATGCGCTCCGAATCAGCAGCAGAAACAAATCAAGAAGGCTTGGCTTATGGGTTTAAGATCAAACGAGATGAGCTTGAAGTATACTGAAAATGTGTTTATGAATATGTTTCAGCCCAAAAAAAGAAGGGCTAAACAAGAAAATACAAGTCATGGTCGAATAATATATCAATTTGACGACAATTCAGAGACAGAAGCACGAGATCAGCCGAAGAGTTTGGCGACCACAATCTTTCAATTTCGGTCAAGTCAAGACATTTATGATTTTTGGTTAATTCAAGGTCTTTGGTCAAGTCTTCCTTGTTTTTATAAGTTGCTAATTTCTATGCTTGACTAGTCTTTTGTATGCTTTGCCTATTATATAAAGGTCATTTGATCAATGAAATAAAATAAGTTTTGAGTGATTATTTTTGGAACCATGAGAGTGATTCTCATTTTTCTTTCAATGGTGTGTAATATCCATTGATCAAACCGACTCGTCCTGGTGCGTCATATCCAGGGAATCATCCTCTTTGTCGTATAGGTGCATCATATCCTTGGACATTGAGATGGGAATATCAGCAATCTTCCACATTTGTTGTGCGACCCTTCGATCCAGCATCATCTGGAATTGGGAATATCAACAGCCTTCCGCAACTGTTGTGCAACCCTACAATCCACCATTTCTCATTCGATCCGTCTGAGATCATATCCCAAAGTTTGGCTGAGTGATTCTTCCCTATTTAGGGCGTATCAAATGGTATCAGAGCAATGATACTATCAGACTTTAGTTGGTGCTTGATATGACTCACAATTCCACCAAAAGAAGGATTTCTAAACGTTGCCTAATATGACGCACATGTCCAACTAAATAGAGATTTGTTTACTCGGAGATAATCTCACCAAGAAACAAAAAGTGTTCTACAAAGAACAAAGAGATAAACTCAAAGAAAAGGGAAAAAGAAATGCTTTATTTCGCGGCTCATAGGCCCTATTTATAGGATTACAAGTTGTAGAAATCCAAAGAAGAATGTGCTAAAAACAAGACATTGAAAATAGTAACAAAAACTTGACTAAATAAAGTCTTTGACTGAAACTTAGACTGTCTCTTGATATAGCCACGACCAGGACTTTGAAAAATGAAGAATATGCTCCAAATATGGGCCAAGACATGTCTTTTTAAGGCCTGGTCGAAATCCATCTTTTTTCCTTAGCCAATTTTTATCGGTTTCTCTATTTGGCTCAAACAAGTCTGTTTTTGATTCTTTTTTGTAAACCATCAAGCCCAAGACTTTCTTGGACATTTAGAACATGAATAATCACCTTTGGCATGATTGAATTGGTCGTTGGTTCATCAGAAAGAAGATTAGTCATTTCCAGCTTCTCGGGTGGTCTGAATTCGCGAGAACTGAAGATCACCTGATTTGTAAATGGCATAACTGTCACATATGAACTATGTTTGATCTGATTCTTCTTCGAGGAGCTCCGTAATTGAGCTGAGAACATTCTCCAAGTGATTTCATGGGTAGAAGCCTCATGGTTTGGAAGATATGATTCAAACAATTAACATATATCTTTACTGCTTTCCATGATTAAGTCATGCATGTCTGTTTTGCACATCATTTAGAAATTTTCGGTTCGGGTCCGGATTAGTTTTTGTCGGGTCCGAATTTCAAATCTATAATTTTAATACCCGTAAAATATATGTAAAATTCAGATATATTTCGGGTTCGGGTCGTTTCTGATATTTGGGACCCAAACTGGACCCGAAATACCCGAACTAGACTTGAAAACCCAAAAAAAAATCTGAATAACCAAAAAAATATCCAAAAGTATTCAAATAGCTGAAAAATATCCAAAAATTTATCCGAAATCTTATCAGAAAACCCGAAAATACCTGAAATTTTACATGAATACCCGAATTATATTTTTTTTTGAAAATCAAAATTTTTATCCGAATCTCGAAACTATATCCGAAAACTCAAATCTAAAACTTAAAAAATGCCGCAGTACCAAAAAAATACCAAAATATCCAAATATACATAATATAGTATTTGTTTCGGGTATCCGATCAGATCTCGGGTAAGATCTGCACCCAAACCGAAGCCTGCGGGTCCAAAGATAAATAACCCAACATGTACTTTAGCATGGACCCGGATCCGAATCTATATTTTCGAGTTGGTTCTGGTTCGGGTTTATAGATCCGGGTAAAATGTCCAGGCTTATGATATATACAAGAGTCAACAAGAGCTGACCCTAGTCGGACATGTCGAATATGTCACATGATAATGGACTGTCACATGCTATGTCTCTTACCTTGTTTCTCTGCGGCTCTGAAAGTAAAATCACCCATTGTCTTGGAGCGATTTCAAATTATTTTATGTTTTATGGGTCCTTGGAATATAAAGCTTATTTAAACGGGCTGATTTAAATGGTGGCCCAAAACTAAGAAAGGCGTACGTTCCCACGTACGCACGCGCACAAACCACAAAGAGGAGGAACTACGAAACACGCTCTGTCTATCGAATCACGACTTGTGGCGCGTGGGATACTCAAATAATGACGTGGAGCCGTTAGACCATCATCAACCGGATTGCTTAAGGGGGTGCTTATTTTAATTAGGATTTTTTAAAAAAAATAGGTTTAGTGTGAAGAAGTGATGCTTAATTAGAAGAACCGGCTCTTGTGGGACACGTGTTCCATTTTGGATACATCTTTCTCTCTCTCTTGACGAAACCTTCATCAATCTGCTTCTCTCGATCTTCCGTATTGGATTTACCGTCTAAAGTTTCTGACTTTCCGAAGAGAAAGTAGAAGAGTAAGACGAAGATCATAGCAACAAAGCAAGATTGCTCTCTTCTCTGTAGATATTCCCCGATGGGTTGTTTTGGAAGCAGTAAGAAATCGAGCAAACGATCAGAGACTTTGAAAACCAGGAAGACCCTCGGTGGTACAAACGATCAGACTCAACTCTGTTCAGGTACCGAGTGTGATTTCGATTTCATGCTGTTCTATTTGCCGTATAACTGATTCTGGGTTTTAGGTTTTGTGTTCTCTTAAAAGAGACAACATGTCAAAGTTTTGATTTTTTTCTTGTATGTTGCATTAAGTATCCGAATCTTTAATTTGATTTGGTTTAAAGTCATACTCTTTCCATATGTTGTAGATTCCATAAAAGTTTAAAATGTTTATATACAAAAATATAATACTTTATAATAACCTTTAGTTCATATACTATTTAAAAATATGTTATTAGAAAACTATGAAATTGTAATAATTCATTAAAAAAATTAATGACAAATCAAATTTTAATTATAAATAATTTTTTTATTTTAATTATTACAAAATATGTTAAAACAAGTTTAGAAAATATTACAAAAATTTCAAATATTTTTTCATAAAATAATGTATTGATGTAGTAACAAAAAATAAATTCAAAATTCATGTAATCTTACAAACTCAAAAATAGTTGTGTATTTTTTCAAAGTTTTTTTTTTTGAAAAAATATTCAATTTTGGAAATAAATATTCAAACTCAAAATGATTATATTTTAAATTTTACAAATGATAAAAAGGGGATTTACCAAATATGACTCAAAATTTGATTTTGATCGCTAAAGTATACCCAAACTTAAATCAAATGCAAAAGTAACCCAAAAGCCTTGTGAAATTACAGCCAGCCCCTTGTGACCAAACAAAAAAACATAACTCATTTTTACGAATATATCCCCGCTAAGTCTTCTGAGTCTTCTAAGACTCTATTAAATCTTCTGGACGACGTCGTCAGGTATAGTTGATCTTAAAAATAATTTATAAATTTTGTAAAAAATATTTTGATAAGCGAAAAATTAAAATCATGTAATTAGAAACAGTTTTAAGTGATATAAATTAAGATATAATAAAATTGAATTGTTTTCAACAAAGATGAGTGAAAGTAGTGAATCATGATATTCTTTGGTCTAGGGCTTGACAACCTATGTTGTAGTATTGTATGTATTCTTAGAGTTAGATTTTAGAAAGCTTAAATATTTTTTTTTTAATTTTTTTTATCTACATGTGATTATTTCTGTGTATAGTAAACACTTTTTAAGTTTAATTTGATTTTATGAAGTGTTTATTTAGTTAATTTAGTTTAGGGGTTATGTCTAGGGCCTAGACGACTAACATGTAAGTCGTCTGGGAAGTCTTCTAACTCTCGCTAAAATATTTTAGTTTCCCGCTAAAAATATTGAAGTCTTCTGGACGACTTACAAGTAAATTCTGATCGAAAATATTTAACCTTATTGAAATTTTTGTCTCCATATATAAAAAAGAATTTACACATTCTCTCTTCTCCTCTAAAATAGTTGCAACAAAAATGGTATGTTCCTCATTCTAAAACTATCAAACCTCTCTCTAATCTCTTTGAACTTATAAATACCAAACTTTATATCAATTTATTGTTTTTGTCTCATGTCTTTCTCACTAGTTTATCTTGTTTTGCAGGTTTTTCATCACATAGTTCTCGTCTTCCACTCATTTAAAGGTATATTTATTAATTTTAGATATGTATTTTTGTGTGTTCTATAAAAGTAGATCTATCTAGTATTCCACTTATTTTCTCTGTTTTAAAGCCATTTGAACGATTTGGAGATGCAAATTTTTCAGATTTGGATTTGGATATGCAGGTTTTTCAGATCTGGAAGACTTCTGGGCTAGAAGAAACGACTTCCAGGAAGTCTTCTGACAGAGTCTTCTCCCATGTCTCCCTTTAATAATAGATCTGAGCGTTTTGGTAAGTTCTTATGCTGATTTTTCTTCATTTGGTAACCTCATTTTGCATAAAATTCATACTTGTTTCTAAAACTAAAATTCTCCAAACCCACTCTAATCTCTTTGACTTGAAAAGACTAAACTTTATACGAATTTTTCATTTTTGTCTCATGTCTTTCTCACTAATCTATCTTTTTGTTGCAGGTTTTAATCAGATGGTTCTCATCTTCCACTTGGATATGTATTTTGTGTGTTCTATAAAAGTATGTCTATATAATTTTCAACTCATTTTCTCTGTTTTTAAACCATTTGAACATTTTTTGATATGATATGCAGGTTTTACATATCTGGGTATGATATACATGTTTTCAGATCTGGATCAGACTTTGGAAGACCTATGGGAAGTCTTCTCGGAAGTCTTCTAAAATATAATGCGCTAGAAGACTTTCAGGAAGTCTTCCAGGCGACTTCAAAGAAGTCTTCCAGACGACTTCCAGGAAGTCTTCCAGACGACTTCCAGTAAGTCTTCCAGACGACTTCCAGGAAGTCTTCCAGACGACTTCCAGGAAGTCTTCCAGACGATTTCCAGGAACTCTTCTGACGGGGCCTTTTTCATATCAAGTGGAGTCTAAGCTTGTCTTTGTAGAGGAATGATCTATAATAGTTTTGTTTGTGATATGTTTTGTGATTTGCATGTGTACACCTTTAGTTATGACTTTTTTTGTAAATTTGAAGAGATATTGACGAAAAGTTTGGTAAATATGTTCATTTTCCACGACATTATCTTGCCAAAATTACTTGACATAATTGAAGTTATTGATACAACTTCAATAGCAAAACACAATAACACAAAAGATTAATCAAATTTATTACAACTAAGGAAGAAGAATCCTCAAGAAAACTTAGTCAAATTCACAAAAGATAAAACATTACATAAGTTCAAAGTTAAAACACTTTCATTAAATACATAAGTAAAAAGTATATCTTATGATATGAGAAGACATGTACATTAAACCATGTTACTTGATATTCTTGAAGTTACTTAACACTTTTGAAAATTAAATAAGCATATCTTAAAGTTACTTAACAAATTTACAAAAACTAACGTAGAATACTTCCGCGGAAGTCTCCTCAATTAGCTAGAAACTTTACTAAGCATGAATGTTGGTAACCTTATAAATATCACCAATTAAGTTATAAATTTCATTCAGTATCCCCAATATTAACTAATATACATGAACTAACAAAAAAAAATTAAAAAGTCTTTATAGTAGTTTATTAAACATTGACGCAGACGACTTCCACGGAGGTCGTCTGGTAGACTTCTAGGAAGTCGTCCATTTAGGTTAGTTTTCCAATTGATTTTTAACCTAGACGACTTACATGTAAGTCGTCCAGTAGAAAATTAAAAATCAATATTTTGTTATAACTAGACGACTTCCATGTAAGCCGTCTCATGTTAGTTTTGCAATTGAAAATAAAACAAAAAAAATTATTTTTTTTCTAAACGACTTACATGGAAGTCGTCCGTCCGACGACTTACATGGAAGTCGTCTAAGATAATCAAGGTTTGACCAGAATCTCGGAATAAAATCATGGACGACTTCCGTGTAAGTCGTCTAGACAAAAATAATTTTTTTGTTTTATTTTTCAATTGCAAAACTAACCTGAGACGACTTACATGGAAGTCATCTAGATATAACAAAATATTGATTTTTTAATTTTCTACTAGACCGTCCAGGAAAAGTCAAAATTTTGACACAATTCGGTCAAATGCAAAACTAACTCGTTTACCCTAGACGACTTACTCGTCTCGATTTTTTTTTTTTAACAAACAAAGATTGACTACTTCCATGTAAGTCATCTATAAAAACACATTTAAAAGTCAATTGGAAAACTAACATCTGCATTGACCAGAAGACTTCCATGTAAGTCGTCTACAGCCAGACGACTTACCCGGAAGTCGTCTGAACGAACATATCTGGAAAAAAAACTAATTTCATAGTTTCAACTAGTGAAATAACTTGTTTAGCACACAAAAGTCTTTTCCAAGCACCCAGAATCTCAAAAAAAAAGTGACCCACCAAGAATCGTAAGCTTCAATGGCTTAATGAACCATAAAAAAATTAGAATCAAAATCTTGGGTTTTTTTGGATGAATATGGAGAGAAAGTAAAGAGATGTTGTTTTTGGTTTATAAAAATTGAGAAAGAAATAGTGTAAATCGATTTTAAGGTGCATTAAGAGCTTCAAATTGATTGTTCATGGTGGTTGGTGTATTGATGGCAATGACAATATTGTGAATACTTGAGGAAGATGAGGGTGATAGAGTAAAATATGCATTTTCAAAAAAAAAAAAAAAGTGATAGCATTTTCGAGAATAATCTGAACTTTAGGGGTGAAAGAGGCTAGTCAAAGTTCCAAAAAAAACATGGATTAGTTTTGTGTTTGACTTCAAGTTTTGAGTAATATTTTCAAAAAGCCCACGATAAAATCATGATAATAAATAATAATTTT is a genomic window containing:
- the LOC106302916 gene encoding uncharacterized protein LOC106302916, giving the protein MAMNCLSLLLDRGAAEGQFGYHQQCRDSKLTHLCFANDLLIFCDGSLQSVTNVLRILEQFAEVSGLTVSICLTEPEINNISSTTGLVHAILPIRYLGVPLVTKKLSLANCEPLIQQVKKKIYSWSACSLSFAGRLLLINTVIARISNFWCSTFTIPKKCIKIINSLCGAYLWRGTTEGHHSARVSWDTVTLSKEEGGLGIRDLNYWNKACTLKLLWLFFFRSCSIWVAWFTKTILSDCKSNFWTIKEKQSHSFAIKKLLRVRDLAYPWIKIKIGNGRSARLWTNNWSSFGNIRELLRLPSYSALGITPTSTLHDIHRNGVWLIWAPRSDVQVEIHALLTTITLNTDEDMYEWCPNGSATLVFSTGAIY